The genomic window GGGGAGCGAGTGGTAGTAGAGAAGATCGACGACTACACGGTCAAGTTCAAGTTCGGCGCTCCCTACGGCATCTTCCTGGACCAGGTGGCCTTCCGCGGCCCCACCTTCATGAACTACCCCAAGCACTACATGCAGCAGTTTCACCCTAAGTACACTGATGCAGACAAGCTAGCGGCGCTGGTGAAGGAGCGCGGCTTTGAGCAGTGGTTCCAGCTCTTCGGGGCCGAGATCAACTTCCAGCGCAACCCCGACCTGCCTACCATCCACCCCTGGAAGATCAACAGCCGCGACTGGACCACCACCGCCTCGGCCGACCGCAACCCGTACTACTTCAAGGTTGACCCCGAGGGCAATCAGCTGCCCTACATTGACACCATCACCTACTTCGTGGTGGAGACGGCGGAGATGATCCCCATGCGGATCGTCACCGGCGAGGTGAACCATCAGGCGTGGAGCACTGGTATCTCCAACTACACCCTGTACATGGAGAACCGAGAGAAAGGCCAATACGACGTCCATATCTGGAACTACGGTACCTCCGCTACTGCCATGCAGGTCAACCAGACCAAGATGGTGGGCGAGGGCGACGCTCGAGGGGCAGAGGTGCGCGATCTGCTCAGGAACCGCGATTTCCGGCTGGCCCTCTCGCGCGCCATAAACCGCGACGACCTCAACCAGCTGGTATACATGGGCCTGTCAGAGCCGCCCATCGAGCTCTTCCCCGAATCGGTCAAGAATGATCCTGAGATCCAGAGCATCTTCGAGCACAGCGTGGACGAAGCCAACCGGATCCTGGACGAGCTGGGATTAGACCAGCGCGACAGCGATGGCATGCGCGTCCTCCCCAGTGGCGAGCGGCTCGACCTAATCATGATTGGGCACATCGCCTACGCCATCCACCGGGACGTGGCCGAGGTGTGCACCGAGTTCTTCCGCGAGGTGGGCATCCGCGCTACCATGGACTGGATCGCCAATGAAGTCTGGTGGCCGCGGGTCCAGGAGGGCGACTACGACATCGTCGCTTACGAGTGCGACTACACCTCCCCCAACGCCTTCTGGCTCACCTATCCTCGGTCCTACTTCCCCGTGGAGCCCAGCACTTACTGGGCGCCGCGCTGGGGCACCTACTACGCTACCGGCGGTCAGCAGGGCGATGAGCCGGACGACCCAGACGCCAAGAGGTTGGTTGACCTCTACGATCAGGTCTTGGTGACGGTGGACCCGGAAGAGCGCAAGGCTCTCACTGACGAGGCCTTCCGCATCTGCGCCAAGAACCTGTGGCCGGTGCATACTTTGGCTTCGCGGCCTGAGCCCTGCATCGTGAAGCACGGGTTCAAGAACGTGCCCGAGTATGGTCTGATGGCCTATCCGGTGTGGGGCGAGAAGACCACCTTCCCCGAGCAGTACTACATCGAGCAGGCGTAGCCGGCTCGCTAGGGCACTCAGGAGACCCCCGTCACCCGGCGGGGGTCTCTTCCTGCTTGAGGCTATCGCCTGAAGCCGGACCCTCGCGTGCCTTCGGCGCCTGCCGCGTCCGAGTTCACGCTCGGGGGACATACGCGTGCGTGCGCGCCCGCGTCACCATCCACGGTTGCACTACGTCGGGCTCGCCTCAGCCTACCGACGCCGTATCCCAGCCGGCCAGCAGCCTGCCCTCAGCGACGCCAACGGGCCGGCGCCGGCTCCGGGGCTTGGTACCCCCCGAGGAGTTCGCGCGCCCACGCGCGAAGGGACGCCGGCGGCCAACATCCCCGTCAGGATGCCGCTGCGCCTGGGGTGCGGACTCCTCAGGCGACAGGGCCAACCGCCTCCCGAGGAGTTCGCGCGCCCACGCGCGAAGGGACGCCGGCGGCCAACATCAGCGTCCGGATGCCGCCGCGCCTGGGGTGCGGGCCTCTCGGGCTAGAGCTGAGCCCACGGGGATGCCATCGTCTTCCTCCCCTAGCCGGCGACAGGCCCGGTTCACAGCCTCCAGCTCCGGGCTTTCCCTCGGCAGCGTCGCGCGCTACAGGCGTCTCCACGACTGTGAGCTCCTACTGACCAACTTGTGGTTTGCGAGCACCTCTCCCGCGATATATGCTGTTCATACCCTACATAACGGTGTCAGCCATTAATACTCGGCTGACCTGGTGAGAAAGGAGGTGCAGCGATCCCAGCTCAGGGTGGCTAGCCTGCCCGTCTCGTAGTGTTTGTCTCGAGCGCCAGAAATGCTGACGAGGAGGAAAGGGGATGTCTGTCCATCTCACGCGTAGACGGTTCCTGCAGTTCTCCGCCCTAGCCACGACGGCCGCCGGCATAGCTGCCTGCGCCGGCGGGGCCCCTGCACCAACGGAGGCGCCCACCGAACCCCCTGCGGCCACCGCAGCCCCGGAGGCCACCACTGCACCTGAGGCTACCGCTGTCCCCGTATCCAAGTACAAAGAAGCTCCCATGTTGGCCGAGATGGTGGCTGCCGGCACTCTGCCACCGGTCGAGGAACGCTTGCCCAAGAACCCGAAAGTCATCCCCGTGTTCGACCAGATTGGCAAGCATGGCGGCATCTGGAATCGGGCCGACGTGGACGCGTCTTCCATCGGTCACCACCATGGCGCCGAGGGCCTGCTACGCTACGGCCCTGGCCCAGCGTACGAGATCGAGCCGAACCTGGCCGAGCGCTACGAGATCAGCGAAGACGGCAAGGAGTACACCTTCTACCTGCGCGAAGGGGTGCGCTGGTCTGACGGCGAGCCCTTCACCGCCGATGACATCATGTACTGGTACGAGGACGTACTTCTGAATGACGAACTGAGCCCGGCCAAGCCCAGGTGGCTACGCCCGGGCGGCGAACTGGTCAAGGTGGAGAAGATTGACGACTACACCGTCAAGTTCATCTTCGCCGTGCCTTTTGGCCTCTTCAGGGACCACGCTTGCTTCTACGGCACCAGCATCGTCTCGTACCCCAAGCACTACATGAGCCAGTTCCACGTAAACTATGCCGACCCCGACGAACTGGCCCAGATGATCAAGGATGCCGGCTTCGAGC from Anaerolineae bacterium includes these protein-coding regions:
- a CDS encoding ABC transporter substrate-binding protein; protein product: MSPSKLDRRTFLRASALATTAAGIAACAGGAPAPTEAPTQAPAATTAPEATAAPEATAAPVSRYKESPMLAAKVAAGELPPVEERLPKNPMVLQTYESIGTHGGTWFRVDTGPHAISSRAGAESFLAYDSDGKGLHLDVAERYDISEDGTEFTFYMREGMRWSDGAPFTADDIMFWYEDVLLNEELTPAFPTWLKPGGERVVVEKIDDYTVKFKFGAPYGIFLDQVAFRGPTFMNYPKHYMQQFHPKYTDADKLAALVKERGFEQWFQLFGAEINFQRNPDLPTIHPWKINSRDWTTTASADRNPYYFKVDPEGNQLPYIDTITYFVVETAEMIPMRIVTGEVNHQAWSTGISNYTLYMENREKGQYDVHIWNYGTSATAMQVNQTKMVGEGDARGAEVRDLLRNRDFRLALSRAINRDDLNQLVYMGLSEPPIELFPESVKNDPEIQSIFEHSVDEANRILDELGLDQRDSDGMRVLPSGERLDLIMIGHIAYAIHRDVAEVCTEFFREVGIRATMDWIANEVWWPRVQEGDYDIVAYECDYTSPNAFWLTYPRSYFPVEPSTYWAPRWGTYYATGGQQGDEPDDPDAKRLVDLYDQVLVTVDPEERKALTDEAFRICAKNLWPVHTLASRPEPCIVKHGFKNVPEYGLMAYPVWGEKTTFPEQYYIEQA